The following proteins are co-located in the Oncorhynchus masou masou isolate Uvic2021 unplaced genomic scaffold, UVic_Omas_1.1 unplaced_scaffold_988, whole genome shotgun sequence genome:
- the LOC135538609 gene encoding uro-adherence factor A-like: LSLSVRPPLSLSLSVPLSLSLCPSPSLSLSVRPPLSLSLSVPLSLSLCPSPSLSLSVPLSLSVRPPLSLCPSPSLSLSVPLSLSVRPPLSLCPSPSLSLSVPLSLFVRPSLSLSLSLSLSLSLSLSRGISLSLSLSLQRYQSLSRGISLSLSPEVSVSLSLSLSRGISLSPEVSVSLSLQRYQSLSLSLSLQRYQSLSLSRGISLSPEVSVSLSLSLSPEVSVSLSLSLSLQRYQSLSLSLSRGISLSLSPEVSVSLSLSRGISLSLSLQRYQSLSLSPEVSVSLSLSRGISLSLSLSLSLSLSLSPEVSVSLSLSLSLSLSRGISLSLSLSLSLSLSPEVSVSLSLSLSLSLQRYQSLSLSLSLSLSLQSYQSLSLSLSLSPEVSVSLSLSLSLSLSRGISLSLSRGISLSLSLSPEVSVSLSPEVSVSLSLSLSLSLSLQSYQSLSLSLSPEVSVSLSLSLSLSPEVSVSLSPEVSVCLSLSLSRGISLSLSLSLSLSLSLQRYQSLSLSLQRYQSLSSISVSSDLPSIVVRPLQSFGDVSQTVSELREKLEDFLKGEWTKISTTVNIVDVVLPPEPKTREQLLQYSCQLTLDPNTAHTLLSLSEGNRKVTCTDQVQPYPVHPDRFTSWWQVLCREGLSGRCYWEVERTGGVATAVSYKDISRTERDGGFGDNNKSWSLYYDSDGYCFRHNNVVTKVSGPQSSRVGVYLDHKAGTLSFYSVSDTMTLLHRVQTTFTQPLYPGFRLYYYNDTAELVKL, from the exons ctctctctctctgtccgtccccctctctctctctctctgtccgtccccctctctctctctctctgtccgtccccctctctctctctctctgtccgtccccctctctctctctctctgtccgtccccctctctctctctctctgtccgtccccctctctctctctgtccgtccccctctctctctctgtccgtccccctctctctctctgtccgtccccctctctctctctgtccgtccccctctctctctctgtccgtccccctctctctctctgtccgtccccctctctctctctgtccgtccctctctctctctttgtccgtccctctctttctctctctctctctctctctctctctctctctctctctctctccagaggtatcagtctctctctctctctctctctccagaggtatcagtctctctccagaggtatcagtctctctctctctccagaggtatcagtctctctctctctctctctctccagaggtatcagtctctctccagaggtatcagtctctctctctctccagaggtatcagtctctctctctctctctctctctccagaggtatcagtctctctctctctccagaggtatcagtctctctccagaggtatcagtctctctctctctctctctctctccagaggtatcagtctctctctctctctctctctctctccagaggtatcagtctctctctctctctctctccagaggtatcagtctctctctctctccagaggtatcagtctctctctctctctccagaggtatcagtctctctctctctctccagaggtatcagtctctctctctctctccagaggtatcagtctctctctctctctccagaggtatcagtctctctctctctctctctctctctctctctctctctctctctccagaggtatcagtctctctctctctctctctctctctctctctctccagaggtatcagtctctctctctctctctctctctctctctctctctctccagaggtatcagtctctctctctctctctctctctctctctctccagaggtatcagtctctctctctctctctctctctctctctctctctccagagttatcagtctctctctctctctctctctctctctccagaggtatcagtctctctctctctctctctctctctctctctctccagaggtatcagtctctctctctccagaggtatcagtctctctctctctctctctccagaggtatcagtctctctctctccagaggtatcagtctctctctctctctctctctctctctctctctctctccagagttatcagtctctctctctctctctctctccagaggtatcagtctctctctctctctctctctctctctctccagaggtatcagtctctctctctccagaggtatcagtctgtctctctctctctctctccagaggtatcagtctctctctctctctctctctctctctctctctctctctccagaggtatcagtctctctctctctctctccagaggtatcagtctctctccagtatcagtgtatcttcagacttacccagcatcgttgtccgtcctcttcagtcctttggagatgtgagtcagactgtgtctgaactgagagagaaactagaagacttccttaaaggagaatggaccaagatctccactacag tgaatatagtggatgttgtactgcctccagagcccaagaccagagaacagttgttacaat attcctgtcagctcacactggacccaaacacagcacacacactcctctctctgtctgaagggaacagaaaggtgacctGTACAGACCAAGTCCAACCATATCCTGtccatccagacagattcaccTCCTGGTGGCAggttctgtgtagagagggtctgtctggacgctgttactgggaggtggagaggactggtggtgttgctacagcagtctcatataaagacatcagcagaacagagagagatggtggatttGGAGACAATAACAAGTCCTGGAGTTTATATTACGATAGTGATGGTTAttgtttcagacacaataatgttgtgactaaagtatcaggccctcagtcctccagagtaggagtgtacctggatcacaaggcaggtactctgtccttctacagtgtctctgacacaatgaccctcctccacagagtccagaccacattcactcagcccctctatcctgggtttaggctctattattataatgatactgctgagctggttaaactgtaa